A genomic segment from Chiroxiphia lanceolata isolate bChiLan1 chromosome 27, bChiLan1.pri, whole genome shotgun sequence encodes:
- the PEX11G gene encoding peroxisomal membrane protein 11C isoform X1 has product MAAAALRGLGAALETHRGRDRAIRALSYSLQLVGGALPGPGGLPGGLLAASAQLSSCRTVLRLFDDLAMLRHSCGYGLGPEDEDVLVRGLSVLCNVANQLYYPCEHLAWAADVGIVRAASQRWWTLSTALWGSALLLGILRSLKVLCQLRRKLRQHKCSTSSPQSQKLRAQVKAEVLSILMDTADLSNAIHWLPPGFLWAGRFPPWQKIYESPFKGAVKWMPRWALQLQFWALPIINDTNQRWP; this is encoded by the exons ATGGCGGCGGCTGCGCTCCGCGGCTTGGGGGCCGCGCTGGAAACGCACCGGGGACGGGACCGGGCC ATCCGTGCCCTGTCCTACAGCCTCCAGCTGGTGGGGGGAGCCCTGCCCGGGCCCggggggctgccaggggggCTCCTGGCTGCttctgcccagctcagctcctgccgCACCGTCCTGCGCCTCTTCGACGACCTGGCCATGCTCCGGCACAGCTGTGGCTACGGGCTGGGCCCCGAG GACGAGGATGTGCTGGTGCGGGGGCTCAGCGTGCTCTGCAACGTGGCCAACCAACTCTACTACCCCTGTGAGCACCTGGCCTGGGCGGCTGATGTCGGAATCGTCCGTGCCGCTTCCCAGAGGTGGTGGACCCTGAGCACGGCGCTGtggggctctgccctgctcttgGGAATCCTGCG GTCCCTGAAGGTCTTGTGCCAGTTGAGAAGAAAACTGAGGCAGCACAAGTG CAGCACATCTTCACCTCAGAGCCAGAAGTTGAGAGCCCAGGTGAAGGCAGAGGTTCTGAGCATCCTCATGGACACAGCAGATCTTTCCAATGCCATCCATTGGCTGCCTCCAGGATTCCTCTGGGCTGGAAGGTTCCCCCCGTG gcagaaaatttaTGAATCACCTTTCAAAGGAGCAGTCAAATGGATGCCGAGATGGGCTTTGCAGTTACAGTTCTGGGCGTTGCCAATAATAAATGACACGAATCAAAGGTGGCCTTGA
- the PEX11G gene encoding peroxisomal membrane protein 11C isoform X3, whose translation MAAAALRGLGAALETHRGRDRAIRALSYSLQLVGGALPGPGGLPGGLLAASAQLSSCRTVLRLFDDLAMLRHSCGYGLGPEDEDVLVRGLSVLCNVANQLYYPCEHLAWAADVGIVRAASQRWWTLSTALWGSALLLGILRSLKVLCQLRRKLRQHKCTSSPQSQKLRAQVKAEVLSILMDTADLSNAIHWLPPGFLWAGRFPPWLVGLLGTISSLIGIYQASRGGNSEAV comes from the exons ATGGCGGCGGCTGCGCTCCGCGGCTTGGGGGCCGCGCTGGAAACGCACCGGGGACGGGACCGGGCC ATCCGTGCCCTGTCCTACAGCCTCCAGCTGGTGGGGGGAGCCCTGCCCGGGCCCggggggctgccaggggggCTCCTGGCTGCttctgcccagctcagctcctgccgCACCGTCCTGCGCCTCTTCGACGACCTGGCCATGCTCCGGCACAGCTGTGGCTACGGGCTGGGCCCCGAG GACGAGGATGTGCTGGTGCGGGGGCTCAGCGTGCTCTGCAACGTGGCCAACCAACTCTACTACCCCTGTGAGCACCTGGCCTGGGCGGCTGATGTCGGAATCGTCCGTGCCGCTTCCCAGAGGTGGTGGACCCTGAGCACGGCGCTGtggggctctgccctgctcttgGGAATCCTGCG GTCCCTGAAGGTCTTGTGCCAGTTGAGAAGAAAACTGAGGCAGCACAAGTG CACATCTTCACCTCAGAGCCAGAAGTTGAGAGCCCAGGTGAAGGCAGAGGTTCTGAGCATCCTCATGGACACAGCAGATCTTTCCAATGCCATCCATTGGCTGCCTCCAGGATTCCTCTGGGCTGGAAGGTTCCCCCCGTGGTTAGTAGGGCTCCTGGGGACCATCTCCTCCCTGATTGGAATCTACCAGGCATCCAGAGGTGGAAATTCTGAAGCTGTTTAA
- the PEX11G gene encoding peroxisomal membrane protein 11C isoform X2: protein MAAAALRGLGAALETHRGRDRAIRALSYSLQLVGGALPGPGGLPGGLLAASAQLSSCRTVLRLFDDLAMLRHSCGYGLGPEDEDVLVRGLSVLCNVANQLYYPCEHLAWAADVGIVRAASQRWWTLSTALWGSALLLGILRSLKVLCQLRRKLRQHKCSTSSPQSQKLRAQVKAEVLSILMDTADLSNAIHWLPPGFLWAGRFPPWLVGLLGTISSLIGIYQASRGGNSEAV from the exons ATGGCGGCGGCTGCGCTCCGCGGCTTGGGGGCCGCGCTGGAAACGCACCGGGGACGGGACCGGGCC ATCCGTGCCCTGTCCTACAGCCTCCAGCTGGTGGGGGGAGCCCTGCCCGGGCCCggggggctgccaggggggCTCCTGGCTGCttctgcccagctcagctcctgccgCACCGTCCTGCGCCTCTTCGACGACCTGGCCATGCTCCGGCACAGCTGTGGCTACGGGCTGGGCCCCGAG GACGAGGATGTGCTGGTGCGGGGGCTCAGCGTGCTCTGCAACGTGGCCAACCAACTCTACTACCCCTGTGAGCACCTGGCCTGGGCGGCTGATGTCGGAATCGTCCGTGCCGCTTCCCAGAGGTGGTGGACCCTGAGCACGGCGCTGtggggctctgccctgctcttgGGAATCCTGCG GTCCCTGAAGGTCTTGTGCCAGTTGAGAAGAAAACTGAGGCAGCACAAGTG CAGCACATCTTCACCTCAGAGCCAGAAGTTGAGAGCCCAGGTGAAGGCAGAGGTTCTGAGCATCCTCATGGACACAGCAGATCTTTCCAATGCCATCCATTGGCTGCCTCCAGGATTCCTCTGGGCTGGAAGGTTCCCCCCGTGGTTAGTAGGGCTCCTGGGGACCATCTCCTCCCTGATTGGAATCTACCAGGCATCCAGAGGTGGAAATTCTGAAGCTGTTTAA
- the LOC116799227 gene encoding ectoderm-neural cortex protein 1-like: MSVSSHENRKSRSSSGSMNIHLFHKPGHADSLLTQLNLLRQQNLFTDVVLRAGNRSFPCHRAVLAACSRYFNAMFSGGLKESRDAEVNFHDSLHPEVLELLLDYAYSARVLINEENAESLLEAGDMLQFQDIRDASADFLEKNLYPGNCLNMLLLSDAHCCERLLELSWRMALANFTSLCKTEDFLRLPKDKLLELVESEELEVEDETLVYEAVMGWIRYDLPRRHEVLPELLRSVRLALLPESYLCKQVACEKLVTSHKLGEEIVADAVRCKMKILQNDGLVTGCCARPRKVSQALLLLGGQTFMCDKIYMLDHKTSEIIPRADIPSPRKECSACAIGCKVYITGGKGSENGASRDVWVYDTLHDEWAKAAPMLVARFGHGSAELDHCLYVVGGHTAMSGAFPASPSVSLKQVEHYDPQLDKWSLVAPLREGVSNAAVVGAKMKLFVFGGTSANQNKLPKVQCFDPCQNRWTVPTSCPQPWRYTAAAVVGSHIMVIGGDTEFSASSAYRFHSDTYQWSKFGDVTAKRISCRAVTSGNRLYVVGGYCGAQRCKTLDCYDPSSDTWSSVTTVPYSLIPTAFVSTWKYLSA; this comes from the coding sequence ATGTCCGTTAGCAGCCACGAGAACCGGAAATCCCGCTCGAGCTCCGGCTCCATGAACATCCACCTCTTCCACAAACCGGGCCACGCCGACAGCCTCCTCACCCAGCTCAACCTGCTCCGCCAGCAGAACCTCTTCACCGACGTGGTGCTGCGAGCGGGGAACCGCAGCTTTCCCTGCCACCGCGCCGtcctggctgcctgcagccGCTACTTCAACGCCATGTTCAGCGGGGGCCTCAAGGAGAGCAGAGATGCCGAGGTGAACTTTCACGACTCCCTGCACCccgaggtgctggagctgctgctggactATGCCTACTCAGCCCGGGTACTGATCAACGAGGAGAACGCCGAGTCCCTGCTGGAGGCCGGGGACATGCTGCAGTTCCAGGATATTCGGGATGCCTCGGCCGACTTTCTGGAGAAGAACCTCTACCCTGGGAACTGCCTGaacatgctgctgctgtctgacGCCCACTGCTGCGAGCGGCTGCTGGAGCTGTCCTGGAGGATGGCGCTGGCCAACTTCACCTCACTCTGCAAGACCGAGGATTTCCTGAGGCTGCCCAAGGAcaagctgctggagctggtggagagcgaggagctggaggtggaggATGAGACGCTGGTCTATGAGGCTGTCATGGGCTGGATCCGGTACGATCTGCCTCGGCGCCACGAGGTTCTGCCGGAACTGCTGCGCTCTGTCCGCCTGGCCCTGCTCCCCGAGTCCTACCTGTGCAAACAGGTGGCCTGTGAGAAGCTGGTGACCAGCCAcaagctgggagaggagatCGTGGCTGACGCTGTGCGAtgcaagatgaagatcctgcagaACGACGGGCTGGTGACGGGGTGCTGCGCCCGGCCTCGCAAGGTCAGccaggccctgctgctgcttggggGCCAGACCTTCATGTGCGACAAGATTTACATGTTGGACCATAAAACCAGCGAGATCATCCCCCGTGCTGACATCCCCAGCCCCCGTAAGGAGTGCAGTGCCTGCGCCATCGGCTGCAAGGTTTACATCACTGGGGGCAAAGGCTCTGAGAACGGTGCTTCCAGGGACGTCTGGGTCTACGACACTCTTCATGATGAGTGGGCAAAAGCTGCTCCCATGCTGGTGGCGCGGTTTGGCCACGGTTCCGCCGAGCTGGACCACTGCCTGTACGTGGTGGGGGGTCACACAGCCATGAGTGGGGccttcccagcctctccctccGTCTCCCTCAAGCAGGTGGAGCACTATGACCCTCAGCTGGACAAGTGGTCCCTGGTGGCGCCTCTCCGGGAAGGCGTCAGCAATGCTGCTGTGGTGGGGGCCAAGATgaagctgtttgtttttgggggcACCAGCGCCAACCAGAACAAGCTGCCCAAGGTGCAGTGCTTCGACCCCTGCCAGAACCGCTGGACGGTGCCCaccagctgcccccagccctggcgCTACACGGCGGCTGCCGTGGTGGGCAGCCACATCATGGTCATCGGTGGGGACACGGAGTTCTCGGCCAGCTCCGCCTACCGCTTCCACAGTGATACCTACCAGTGGTCCAAGTTTGGGGATGTCACTGCCAAGCGCATCAGCTGCCGCGCTGTCACCTCGGGGAACAGGCTGTACGTGGTGGGGGGCTACTGCGGGGCCCAGCGCTGCAAGACCCTGGACTGCTACGACCCCTCATCCGACACCTGGAGCAGCGTCACCACGGTGCCTTATTCCCTCATCCCCACTGCCTTTGTCAGCACCTGGAAGTACCTGTCTGCCTGA